One genomic window of Paenibacillus xylanilyticus includes the following:
- the galE gene encoding UDP-glucose 4-epimerase GalE has product MAILVTGGAGYIGSHTVAALLERGEEVVVLDNLQTGHREALLGGKLYEGDLRDKAFLAKLFAENSIDAVIHFAANSLVGESMKDPVKYYDNNVFGTLCLLEAMNAANVRRIVFSSTAATYGEPEKVPIEESDRTEPTNVYGETKLMMERMMSWFDKVQEIKYVSLRYFNAAGAHDSGKIGEDHQPESHLIPLVLQTALKQRPHIAVFGDDYATEDGTCVRDYIHVSDLADAHLRAVDYLRKGENSNVFNLGNGQGFSVKQVIETAKKVTGLDIPVVQEPRRAGDPAVLVASSAKARSVLGWNPTRTNLEDVIQSAWSWHQSHPNGYGKN; this is encoded by the coding sequence ATGGCAATTTTGGTGACAGGTGGAGCAGGATATATTGGTTCGCATACGGTAGCGGCTTTGTTGGAACGCGGCGAGGAAGTTGTGGTTCTGGATAATTTGCAGACAGGGCATCGTGAAGCATTGCTCGGCGGCAAGCTGTATGAAGGAGATCTGCGTGACAAGGCGTTTCTGGCAAAACTGTTCGCTGAGAACTCCATTGATGCAGTCATCCACTTTGCAGCCAACTCGCTGGTCGGCGAGAGCATGAAGGATCCGGTTAAGTATTATGACAACAACGTGTTCGGTACGTTGTGCCTGCTGGAAGCGATGAATGCAGCCAATGTGCGCCGGATCGTATTCTCTTCGACAGCAGCGACATATGGCGAGCCTGAGAAAGTGCCAATCGAAGAAAGCGACCGTACTGAACCTACGAACGTGTATGGCGAAACGAAACTGATGATGGAACGCATGATGTCCTGGTTCGATAAAGTACAGGAGATTAAATATGTGTCCCTGCGTTACTTCAATGCAGCTGGAGCACATGATAGCGGCAAAATTGGTGAAGACCATCAGCCGGAGAGCCACTTGATCCCGCTCGTGCTGCAAACCGCACTGAAACAACGTCCGCACATCGCTGTGTTTGGCGATGACTACGCGACAGAAGATGGAACCTGTGTCCGCGATTATATTCACGTGAGTGACTTGGCAGATGCGCATCTGCGTGCGGTAGATTATCTCCGCAAAGGGGAGAACAGCAACGTGTTTAACCTGGGTAATGGTCAAGGCTTCTCGGTTAAACAGGTGATTGAAACTGCAAAAAAAGTGACTGGACTGGATATCCCGGTTGTACAGGAGCCGCGCCGTGCAGGTGATCCGGCTGTGCTGGTCGCATCGTCTGCCAAAGCAAGATCCGTACTGGGCTGGAATCCGACACGGACCAATCTGGAAGATGTCATTCAGAGTGCCTGGAGCTGGCACCAATCTCATCCTAACGGCTACGGAAAAAACTAG